A genomic segment from Peribacillus sp. ACCC06369 encodes:
- a CDS encoding YqxA family protein, whose product MVRFWLKCTGIVLVLFLGVLIGMQQANDGMKKMKGYEDPSLNSAFIINQSDQGEMEADILGEKVTSHDLESKKEKLEEMKAFNFFSSIGKTLGDTISGAFQALIDMI is encoded by the coding sequence ATGGTTCGGTTTTGGTTGAAATGTACTGGGATTGTGCTCGTATTATTTTTAGGTGTTCTGATTGGGATGCAGCAAGCGAACGATGGGATGAAAAAAATGAAGGGGTATGAAGATCCCTCTTTGAATAGTGCATTCATTATTAACCAATCGGATCAAGGGGAGATGGAAGCGGATATTCTTGGCGAAAAAGTAACAAGTCATGATTTGGAGTCGAAAAAAGAAAAGCTTGAAGAAATGAAAGCCTTCAACTTTTTCTCATCGATCGGCAAAACGCTTGGAGATACGATATCAGGGGCCTTTCAAGCACTTATTGATATGATTTAG
- the rpsT gene encoding 30S ribosomal protein S20, whose translation MPNIKSAIKRVKINDKKRVHNITVRSTMRTTVKNAEVALAGENVEAAKEALLTAAVKLDKAASKGLIHKNAAARKKSRLAKRLNALNA comes from the coding sequence ATGCCAAACATTAAATCTGCTATTAAACGTGTAAAAATCAACGACAAAAAACGCGTTCATAACATTACTGTTAGATCAACTATGCGTACTACAGTGAAAAATGCTGAAGTTGCATTAGCTGGTGAAAACGTTGAAGCTGCTAAAGAAGCTCTATTAACAGCTGCTGTGAAATTAGACAAAGCTGCATCTAAAGGATTAATCCATAAAAATGCGGCAGCCCGTAAAAAATCTCGTTTAGCGAAAAGACTTAACGCTCTTAACGCATAA
- a CDS encoding stage II sporulation protein P — protein MKRRNSPGIITAIHGSTIIKTFLGILALLLFVFSVSGVMTSLRPEYRISSNSVHTVANQFSGKMLFSMLANENHYFFNALPEGKQESVITNQLIKVSTNISLEDPRSLLGRELPGFSIFDNEILVAGEGTNYTNMPYESSPPVDVLNEERDASLQNLDEIEEPEKGVANQPNQTTNGRKVVEIYHSHNRESYLPYLKGVTNPDLAYHSKINITKLGARMVEDMADKGIGSSLDKTDIMGNLNNKGLNYAKSYQESRKSVQTALATNKDLEYIIDIHRDSKRKNHTTININGKDYAKIAFVVGGNNPNFEKNAALANKLHKALEKKYPGISRGVMKQGGAGKNGVYNQDLSSNAMLLEIGGVDNTFEEMYLTVDAFTDVFSEFYWDAKAVDKTTGESESK, from the coding sequence ATGAAAAGAAGAAATTCCCCAGGAATCATAACAGCTATTCACGGATCAACAATAATAAAAACTTTTCTAGGTATTCTCGCCTTGCTTCTTTTTGTTTTTTCAGTCAGTGGTGTCATGACTTCCCTAAGACCGGAGTATCGGATATCTTCGAATTCCGTACATACTGTAGCCAACCAATTCTCGGGAAAAATGCTGTTCTCGATGCTGGCCAATGAAAACCACTATTTTTTTAATGCCCTGCCAGAAGGTAAGCAGGAATCGGTTATCACGAATCAATTGATAAAAGTCTCGACTAACATTTCATTGGAGGACCCGCGAAGTTTACTTGGCAGGGAACTTCCTGGCTTTTCGATTTTTGATAATGAGATCCTCGTGGCTGGTGAAGGAACGAATTATACGAATATGCCGTATGAATCCTCGCCGCCAGTAGACGTCCTGAATGAAGAAAGGGATGCATCCCTGCAAAACCTGGATGAGATTGAAGAACCGGAAAAAGGAGTGGCCAATCAGCCGAATCAAACGACCAATGGACGGAAAGTGGTCGAGATTTACCATAGCCATAACCGGGAATCGTATCTTCCTTATTTAAAAGGGGTGACCAATCCGGACCTAGCCTACCATTCTAAAATCAACATTACAAAACTCGGTGCACGAATGGTGGAGGACATGGCTGATAAAGGGATAGGATCATCGCTTGATAAAACGGATATTATGGGCAATTTGAATAATAAAGGATTGAATTATGCCAAATCCTATCAAGAGTCTCGTAAATCCGTTCAGACTGCGTTGGCTACCAACAAAGATCTAGAATATATCATTGATATCCATCGTGATTCTAAACGAAAAAATCATACGACCATTAACATTAACGGTAAAGATTATGCCAAGATTGCCTTCGTGGTCGGGGGCAATAACCCGAACTTCGAAAAAAATGCAGCGCTTGCCAATAAGCTTCATAAAGCTTTGGAGAAAAAATACCCTGGCATTTCACGAGGGGTTATGAAACAAGGCGGAGCGGGGAAGAATGGAGTATACAATCAGGATTTGTCAAGCAATGCCATGCTCTTGGAAATTGGCGGTGTTGATAATACTTTCGAGGAAATGTACTTAACCGTTGATGCCTTTACCGATGTTTTCAGTGAATTTTACTGGGATGCCAAAGCTGTTGATAAAACGACTGGGGAATCGGAATCGAAGTAA
- the gpr gene encoding GPR endopeptidase — protein sequence MENNLDLSEYGIRTDLAIEAKEIALEHKGVVEEVDVSHIEGVIIKEKEVEDLKVSLVEVTAEGEKEIGKKQGSYLTIEVQGIRQQDTDTQQRVEKVFANELAYFLKRNKITKESSCLVVGLGNWNVTPDALGPAVVENLVVTRHLFELQPESVKEGYRPVSAISPGVMGITGIETSDIIKGVIEKSNPDFLIVVDALAARSIDRVNSTIQITDTGIHPGSGVGNKRKELSQATLGVPVIAIGIPTVVDAVSIASDTIDYILKHFGKEMNEGDRPSRSLAPAGFSFGKRTKLTEEDMPGEKERQTFLGMIGVLPDEEKRKLIYEVLSPLGHNLMVTPKEVDVFIEDMANLIANGLNAALHNSINQENTGYYTR from the coding sequence ATGGAAAATAATTTGGACCTTAGTGAATACGGAATTCGAACAGATTTGGCGATTGAAGCAAAGGAAATTGCCCTTGAACATAAAGGTGTCGTTGAGGAAGTGGATGTATCCCATATTGAAGGGGTCATTATTAAGGAAAAAGAAGTGGAAGATCTGAAGGTATCCTTAGTCGAGGTCACGGCTGAAGGGGAAAAAGAAATCGGTAAAAAACAGGGCAGCTATTTGACCATCGAAGTCCAGGGAATCCGCCAGCAGGATACGGATACTCAGCAACGGGTGGAAAAGGTGTTTGCCAATGAACTGGCGTACTTCTTGAAACGGAATAAAATCACCAAGGAAAGCAGTTGTTTAGTTGTCGGCCTTGGTAACTGGAATGTTACTCCCGATGCTCTGGGACCTGCAGTCGTTGAGAACCTTGTAGTCACAAGACATTTGTTCGAATTGCAGCCTGAGTCGGTCAAGGAGGGCTATCGGCCGGTCAGTGCGATCTCCCCTGGTGTGATGGGGATTACGGGAATCGAGACGAGTGACATCATAAAAGGAGTCATCGAAAAAAGTAACCCTGATTTCCTGATCGTCGTTGATGCATTGGCTGCCCGTTCGATTGATCGTGTGAATTCCACGATTCAAATTACGGATACAGGCATCCATCCAGGGTCTGGTGTTGGAAATAAACGAAAAGAATTGAGTCAGGCTACCCTGGGAGTTCCTGTTATAGCCATTGGAATACCTACCGTCGTGGATGCCGTATCGATAGCAAGCGATACGATTGATTATATCTTGAAGCACTTTGGCAAGGAAATGAATGAAGGGGACAGACCATCCCGTTCGTTGGCACCCGCTGGATTCAGTTTTGGAAAGCGGACAAAGCTGACCGAAGAGGATATGCCAGGTGAAAAGGAACGCCAAACTTTCTTGGGAATGATAGGTGTCCTCCCTGATGAAGAGAAACGGAAATTGATTTATGAGGTGCTTTCGCCACTTGGTCATAATTTAATGGTTACGCCCAAAGAAGTCGATGTTTTCATTGAAGATATGGCCAATTTGATAGCTAATGGATTAAATGCTGCCTTGCATAATTCAATAAATCAAGAAAATACGGGCTACTATACCCGTTAA
- the holA gene encoding DNA polymerase III subunit delta, with amino-acid sequence MVLDVWKSIKKGQFAPVYLLYGTEAYLINETKQLLIENVLHEDEMDFNFSQFDLEETPVETALEDVETLPFIGERRLVFMQNPFFLTAEKTKSRVEHNVKRLEAYLADPVPYSIVVLTAPYEKLDERKKITKELKRKAVLVEAKKLGDHELKVWVKERVEASSVQIDEQATELLLELAGTNLMMLTNELDKMVLYAEADKHITVEIVEKLVAKSLEQNIFTLVDHVLQRKMESAMTILHDLLRQNEEPIKILSVMAGQVRLMYQVKELSRQGYSQQKIAGQLKVHPYRVKLALEKTGKFQERELLSIMNDLAEADYKMKTGQADKAITLELLLLKIRS; translated from the coding sequence TTGGTATTAGATGTATGGAAAAGTATAAAAAAAGGGCAATTCGCGCCAGTATACTTGTTATATGGAACGGAAGCCTACCTAATTAATGAAACGAAGCAGCTATTGATCGAGAATGTCCTTCACGAAGATGAGATGGATTTTAACTTTTCTCAATTTGATTTAGAAGAGACGCCTGTTGAAACAGCGCTTGAAGATGTCGAAACCCTCCCATTTATCGGGGAAAGGCGCCTTGTTTTCATGCAAAACCCATTTTTTTTGACAGCTGAAAAAACGAAGTCAAGAGTTGAACATAATGTGAAAAGACTGGAAGCGTATTTGGCTGATCCGGTTCCTTATTCTATTGTCGTTTTGACCGCACCTTATGAGAAACTGGATGAACGGAAGAAAATCACCAAGGAACTGAAGCGTAAGGCGGTTCTCGTTGAAGCGAAGAAGCTTGGTGATCATGAGTTAAAGGTGTGGGTAAAGGAGCGGGTCGAAGCTTCTTCTGTCCAAATAGATGAACAGGCTACAGAGCTTTTACTTGAACTTGCAGGAACGAATCTGATGATGCTGACGAATGAACTGGATAAAATGGTCCTTTATGCAGAAGCTGATAAACATATTACGGTCGAGATAGTGGAAAAGCTGGTCGCTAAATCCCTTGAGCAGAATATCTTCACGCTAGTTGATCATGTCTTACAGCGGAAGATGGAAAGTGCCATGACGATTTTACACGATCTTCTCAGGCAGAACGAAGAGCCGATCAAGATCTTAAGTGTCATGGCTGGACAAGTCAGGCTAATGTATCAAGTGAAAGAGCTTTCCCGTCAAGGCTATAGCCAGCAAAAAATTGCGGGACAACTGAAGGTGCATCCATACAGGGTGAAACTGGCCCTCGAAAAGACGGGGAAATTCCAGGAACGCGAGCTGTTGTCCATCATGAACGACTTAGCGGAGGCTGATTATAAAATGAAGACCGGCCAAGCCGATAAGGCGATCACGCTTGAGCTGCTGCTTTTAAAAATCAGATCATAA